The genome window CCACCACCACACGGGAATCCTGCCTCAGTTTCCATGCAAGCTGACCATATCCCACATCTACAGCAAAGACTTTTCCGGCGCCTTTTTGGAGCAGGCAGTCGGTAAAGCCGCCGGTAGATGCTCCCACATCAAGGCATACATTGTTTTGAACACAAATATCAAAAGATTCCAAAGCTCTTTCAAGTTTAAGCCCGCCCCGGCTGACATATGGAAACTCATTCCCTTTAATAACTATGTTATCAGAACCTGATGCCAATGTGCCCGGTTTAGCGGCCGGCATATTGTTTACCAGCACCTTGCCGGCCATGATAAGCGCCCTGGCCTGATTTCTGCTTTGCGCCAGCCCTTTTTCCAGAACCAGCAAATCGATTCTTTTTTTCTTTTCAATCATATATGTCGCAAAGTTTTACTGCTGCATCGGCAATGGAGGGCGCATCAATGCGGTATTTTGATCTTAGAATATCCTGGTTTCCATGCTCGACGAATTTGTCCGGTATTCCAAGCCTTATAAGATTAAATCTCATTATTCCGTTATCGCATAAACATTCCAGAACCGCGCTTCCGAAACCTCCTTGCAGTACATTCTCCTCGACTGTAATGATTTTCGGGATTTTTTTTACTAAAGCGCATATCTTGTCGGAATCTATCGGTTTTACAAATCGGCAGTTAACTACGGTTGCGGATATGCCCTTTTTTGACAGCAGGGAATGGGCGTCAAGAGCATCACCCACAGATCGTCCGATGGCCAGTATGAGAATATCATCACCATCCTTCAGGATTTCGCTCCGGCCGATGGGTATGACAGCCGGATTTTCATCAACAGAAACGCCTCTTGCAGTCCCCCTGGGATATCTGAAAGCAACCGGTCCATTATGTGAAGTCGCTGTTATGAGCATTCTGCAGAGTTCATTCTCATCTTTAGGAGCCATTACAACCATGTTGGGAAGATTTCTGAGGTATGACAAATCGAACAGCCCGTGATGAGTAGAGCCGTCTTCGCCTACAATACCGCCCCTGTCGATGGCAAAAACAACCGGGAGCGCTTCCAAGCATACATCATGGATTATCTGGTCATATGCTCTTTGTAAAAAGGTTGAATAAATAGCCACAACAGGTTTTAGTCCCTCTATTGCAAGGCCTGCGGCAAAGGTAACCCCGTGCTGTTCCGCAATCCCAACATCAAAAAAGCGGTCTGGAAAAGTATCGGCGAATTTTACGAGTCCCGTACCTTCCGGCATGGCTGCGGTAACAGCTATGATTTTATCATTTTTTTCGGCCAGTTTCACCATTGCTTTCCCAAAAATTTGGGTATATGTGGGGATCGCACCTTTTTGTCCCGAACTGTTTCCTGTTTTTATTTCAAAACTTCCTACACCATGAAAATAGACAGGATTATTTTCCGCAGGAGGGTAGCCTTTTCCTTTTTTGGTTGTGACATGAAGAAGTACCGGTTCATTAAGGCATTTGACATTATTGAGTATATCGATCAGGTGATTCAGCCTGTGGCCGTTGATCGGCCCGAAATATTCAAAATTAAATGCTTCAAACAACATTCCGGGGGTTACAAACGATTTGAATGACTCTTCCGAACGTTTTGCAATCTGGTAGATGTCTCCACCTACTTTTGGAAGGGATTTCAGAAACTCGCCGAATTCTTTTCTTAAGCCTTGCAGCCTTTTTGCGGCAAAGGCGCGGCTGAGAAAAGAGGATAATGCTCCTACATTATGGGAGATCGACATATCGTTATCATTCAGGATAACAATAAGATTCTTGTGTATATCTCCGGCCTGATTCAGGCCTTCATAGGCCAGGCCCGAAGTCAATGATCCGTCGCCTATTACCGCAATAACCTTGGAATGCTTTTTTTTAAGGCGTCCGGCACAGGCCATACCAAGGCCTGCAGATATTGATGTGCCGCTGTGACCGGTTGAAAATGCATCGTAGGGGCTTTCACCTATACGGGTAAATCCGCAAAGGCCTTTATGTTGTCGGAGAGTATGAAAGCTCTCCCGCCTGCCGGTAAGAAGTTTGTGAGGATAAGACTGATGCCCCACATCCCATATGATTTTATCCTCAGGCGCATTAAATACATAATGGATTGCAATGGCAAGTTCAACCGCTCCGAGGCTCGATGCAAGATGGCCGCCGTTTTTAGAAACAACATCCACAATCATTGTTCGTATCTCTTCCGCAAGCGCCGGCAGCTCAGATCTCGAGAGAAGTTTAAGATCTTCGGGTGAATCTATTTTTTTCAGAAAGCTCAATATAGTTATAAATTCCTGTAAGTTAAGTAAGTTAAGTTAAATTAAAATGTCATTATTTTTTTCGGTTAATAATATAAGAAGCGATTTTACGAAGCGGATCTGAACTTTTATCAAAAATATCCAGAGCCTGCAATGCGTCGTATATGAGTTGTCCGGCAAATTTTTTTGAACCATTCAACCCCATCAAAGACGGATAGGTGTTTTTGTTCCGGTGGGCATCAGTTCCTGCAGTCTTGCCCATAACCAGCGGATCTCCTTCAACGTTCAATATATCGTCTGCAACCTGAAATGCGAGGCCTATTTTTTTGGCATATAATGAAAGATGTTTTAATTGTTTAGTATTGCAGCCTCCTATAATTGCTCCTGCAGATACCGATGCTTCTATAAGCGCGCCTGTCTTTAATGAATGCATATGTTCAAGCTTATCTAAATTCAGCACACTGTTCTCTGAAGAGATATCCATCATCTGTCCCCTGATCATACCGTTCCAGCCTGATGCGCTTGATAATATATTGATAATTTTCAGCCGCACAGATGGATGATGATTTTTATCGTTATGGCCTGATAAAATGTTTGCTGAAGATAGAATCTGAAATGCAAGCGTAAGCAGCGCATCGCCGGCAAGGATTGCTGTGGCTTCGTCAAACCGGATGTGACAAGTGGGCTTCCCCCTGCGCAGGTCGTCGTCGTCCATTGCCGGGAGATCATCATGTATCAGCGAATAAGTATGTATCATTTCAAGCGCGCATGCAACCGGCAGGGTATCTCGAATATCCCCATGAACGGCTTCACATGCGGCAATACAGAGCACCGGTCTGACTCTTTTTCCTCCGGCCATCAAGGAAAATTCCACAGCCTTCATAAGACGGCTGTGAACCGAAAAATGTTCAAGGATATTTCTAAGAGAGTTGTTTACAAGCTCTTGTTTTTCAGTAAGATATTCTTTAAATTTGAACATGATAGAGTTTGTTCATCAACATGCAAGCCTTTTATTAAACTATCATTCCTGATCCGGTGCAAATGGTTTTTCACTCAACTTTCCGCTGTTATTCTCCATGAGGATTATTATTTTTTTTTCAGTTTCATCAAGTTTGCGGGAACAGAACTTTGATAGTTTTACACCTTCCTCGAATTTTTTCAAAGCTTCTTCAAGGGGAAGATCTTCGGTTTCCAAATCCTGAACTATATGTTCCAGCAAGCTTATTGCTTTTTCAAATGTTTGTTTCGTCATTATAAGTTTTCCCTTCTACGCGGCATAATATTGATCCATTCCTGACCATGATTTCAAGTTGATCATCTATTGAAACAGATGTGATCTCTTTCACAATAATTCTTTCAGGTATGGTTCTTGTAATACTGTAGCCCCTGGCAAGGATTGTCTCGGGATTCATAGCTTTCAGCCTGGCGGAGAGTTCGTTCAGAATTCCACGTTTGCCGATCAAATATATCTTTAGAAAAGATAACAGATCAGAGTTGATCTGTTCAAGTCTTTCATTTATGCGGGGTATCGATTTTAAAGGACTGTTTGCCTGCAGTATTTCAATGCGCCATCTCAGATCTTGTCGTTTTTGTTTTAGATGATTTAAAAAATTTCCAACAAGGCGCGATGTGATATCATCTGTCCTCAGCCGCAAGTCTGTAAGCTTTTTTCCGGGGTTGACAAGCCGGTCAGAGAGACTCTTCAGTATGGTAAGCTTTTGCTCTATATATTTGTAAAAATTTGTTTTAAGGCTTCTGAACAGCTCATAACATTGTTTTTCAAGTTCATCCTTTTGCGGTACGGCAAGCTCTGCCGCGGCTGATGGAGTCGGAGCACGCAGATCGGCTGTAAAATCACAAATTGTATAGTCGGTTTCGTGTCCCACAGCAGAGATAACAGGAATTTTTGATGCAAAAACGGCCCTCGCAACATCCTCTGAGTTAAAAGCGGCCAGATCCTCCATAGAACCCCCGCCGCGGGCCACTATGATCAGATCTGCCGGTTTGTTTTCAGGTCTGGTTTTAGTTATGGCGTTCAGCAGTTT of Desulfosarcina sp. BuS5 contains these proteins:
- the dxs gene encoding 1-deoxy-D-xylulose-5-phosphate synthase gives rise to the protein MSFLKKIDSPEDLKLLSRSELPALAEEIRTMIVDVVSKNGGHLASSLGAVELAIAIHYVFNAPEDKIIWDVGHQSYPHKLLTGRRESFHTLRQHKGLCGFTRIGESPYDAFSTGHSGTSISAGLGMACAGRLKKKHSKVIAVIGDGSLTSGLAYEGLNQAGDIHKNLIVILNDNDMSISHNVGALSSFLSRAFAAKRLQGLRKEFGEFLKSLPKVGGDIYQIAKRSEESFKSFVTPGMLFEAFNFEYFGPINGHRLNHLIDILNNVKCLNEPVLLHVTTKKGKGYPPAENNPVYFHGVGSFEIKTGNSSGQKGAIPTYTQIFGKAMVKLAEKNDKIIAVTAAMPEGTGLVKFADTFPDRFFDVGIAEQHGVTFAAGLAIEGLKPVVAIYSTFLQRAYDQIIHDVCLEALPVVFAIDRGGIVGEDGSTHHGLFDLSYLRNLPNMVVMAPKDENELCRMLITATSHNGPVAFRYPRGTARGVSVDENPAVIPIGRSEILKDGDDILILAIGRSVGDALDAHSLLSKKGISATVVNCRFVKPIDSDKICALVKKIPKIITVEENVLQGGFGSAVLECLCDNGIMRFNLIRLGIPDKFVEHGNQDILRSKYRIDAPSIADAAVKLCDIYD
- a CDS encoding polyprenyl synthetase family protein → MFKFKEYLTEKQELVNNSLRNILEHFSVHSRLMKAVEFSLMAGGKRVRPVLCIAACEAVHGDIRDTLPVACALEMIHTYSLIHDDLPAMDDDDLRRGKPTCHIRFDEATAILAGDALLTLAFQILSSANILSGHNDKNHHPSVRLKIINILSSASGWNGMIRGQMMDISSENSVLNLDKLEHMHSLKTGALIEASVSAGAIIGGCNTKQLKHLSLYAKKIGLAFQVADDILNVEGDPLVMGKTAGTDAHRNKNTYPSLMGLNGSKKFAGQLIYDALQALDIFDKSSDPLRKIASYIINRKK
- the xseB gene encoding exodeoxyribonuclease VII small subunit, with the translated sequence MTKQTFEKAISLLEHIVQDLETEDLPLEEALKKFEEGVKLSKFCSRKLDETEKKIIILMENNSGKLSEKPFAPDQE
- the xseA gene encoding exodeoxyribonuclease VII large subunit — translated: MHRKTYTVSEITSDIKILLEEKFPFIWVSGEISNFSTPYSGHYYFTLKDSKSQISGVIFKGQNRSLQFVPEDGMNITGFGRISVYEPRGTYQIIFEYLEPHGAGALQKAFEQLKNRLAAEGLFDEKHKAPLPFLPKKIGIVTSPGGAVVHDILKIIDRRFPNIHLEIIPSRVQGYGAEKEIAAGIKLLNAITKTRPENKPADLIIVARGGGSMEDLAAFNSEDVARAVFASKIPVISAVGHETDYTICDFTADLRAPTPSAAAELAVPQKDELEKQCYELFRSLKTNFYKYIEQKLTILKSLSDRLVNPGKKLTDLRLRTDDITSRLVGNFLNHLKQKRQDLRWRIEILQANSPLKSIPRINERLEQINSDLLSFLKIYLIGKRGILNELSARLKAMNPETILARGYSITRTIPERIIVKEITSVSIDDQLEIMVRNGSILCRVEGKTYNDETNI